One Drosophila subobscura isolate 14011-0131.10 chromosome U, UCBerk_Dsub_1.0, whole genome shotgun sequence DNA window includes the following coding sequences:
- the LOC117902065 gene encoding zinc finger protein 3 isoform X8, whose translation MQHVSAASSVPSVVAPVVTTGGTTITLGGPPPLPKSENKEDGKPPHGIEMYKVNIEDISQLFTYHEVFGKIHGDVVNHQLAAAHGGQLPPPPPLPPQTHAVSAAAAAAAASTNNAAVAAVMASANAAAAAAAAASAAGGNGLPVATSSGGQQGSATVTTTSSTASSGSGNSGSGGTTTTAGQTPHQCDVCGKKYTRKEHLANHMRSHTNETPFRCEICGKSFSRKEHFTNHILWHTAGETPHRCDFCSKTFTRKEHLLNHVRQHTGESPHRCSYCMKTFTRKEHLVNHIRQHTGETPFKCTYCTKAFTRKDHMVNHVRQHTGESPHKCTYCTKTFTRKEHLTNHVRQHTGDSPHRCSYCKKTFTRKEHLTNHVRLHTGDSPHKCEYCQKTFTRKEHLNNHMRQHSSDNPHCCNVCNKPFTRKEHLINHMSRCHTGDRPFTCETCGKSFPLKGNLLFHQRSHTKGQEMERPFSCEKCPKNFICKGHLVSHMRSHSGEKPHACTLCSKAFVERGNLKRHMKMNHPDAMMPPPPVHPHPQIPAGVLTQVKQEVKPIIIPHHSATTTMHTIQQITAGAAGGAGAVQLTPGLVPLVTSTLISHNAAAQQQSQKQQAAQQQAAAAAAQQQAAAQQQAAAAAHQQHQQQVAAQHQQQAVAAHQQQQQQLQQQQQLLQLSIQQAAHHHQQQEQHRQQHQQQQQQHHQQQQQGHPQAPPPPQQQQQPPPQVPIALISDPSALARAAMQLQHLPANVEQHPVVY comes from the exons ATGCAGCACGTGAGCGCTGCGAGCTCGGTGCCATCAGTTGTAGCCCCGGTCGTGACCACTGGTGGAACCACCATCACCCTCGGCGGACCGCCGCCATTGCCTAAATCAGAGAACAAAGAGGATGGCAAACCGCCGCACGGCATAGAAATGTACAAGGTGAACATTGAGGATATCTCCCAGCTGTTTACATACCACGAGGTCTTTGGCAAGATCCACGGCGATGTTGTGAATCATCAGCTGGCGGCGGCGCATGGCGGACaattgccgccgccaccaccccTGCCACCGCAGACGCATGCCgtgagtgcagcagcagcagcggctgcagcatcCACCAATAATGCCGCTGTGGCGGCCGTAATGGCCTCAgcgaatgctgctgcagcggcagcggcggccgctTCGGCGGCGGGCGGCAACGGCCTGCCGGTGGCGACCAGCTCCGGCGGTCAGCAGGGCAGCGCAACGGTTACGACGACCAGTTCGACGgcgagcagtggcagcggcaacagcggtAGCGGGGGCACCACAACCACGGCGG GTCAAACACCGCATCAGTGTGATGTATGCGGCAAGAAATACACGCGCAAGGAGCATCTAGCAAATCATATGCGATCGCATACCAACGAGACGCCGTTCCGTTGCGAGATCTGTGGCAAGAGCTTTAGCCGCAAGGAGCACTTCACCAATCACATACTCTGGCATACAG CAGGCGAGACGCCGCATCGGTGCGACTTCTGCTCCAAGACGTTTACGCGCAAGGAGCACTTGTTAAATCACGTGCGCCAGCATACGGGAGAGTCGCCACATCGCTGCTCCTACTGCATGAAGACGTTCACGCGCAAGGAGCATCTGGTTAATCACATACGCCAGCACACGGGTGAGACACCGTTCAAGTGCACGTACTGCACGAAAGCGTTCACGCGCAAAGATCACATGGTTAATCATGTACGGCAACATACAGGCGAATCGCCGCACAAGTGCACATACTGCACCAAGACGTTCACGCGCAAGGAGCATCTAACGAACCATGTGCGCCAGCACACGGGCGACTCACCGCACCGTTGCTCCTACTGCAAGAAGACCTTCACACGCAAGGAGCACCTGACGAATCATGTGCGCCTGCACACGGGCGACTCGCCGCACAAGTGCGAGTACTGCCAGAAGACATTCACACGGAAGGAGCACCTGAACAACCATATGCGCCAGCACTCAAGCGACAATCCGCATTGCTGCAACGTTTGCAACAAGCCGTTCACCCGCAAAGAGCATCTGATCAATCACATGTCACGCTGTCACACCGGCGATCGACCCTTCACCTGCGAGACATGCGGCAAATCCTTCCCCCTCAAGGGCAATCTGCTCTTCCATCAGCGCAGCCACACCAAGGGCCAGGAGATGGAGCGTCCGTTCTCGTGCGAGAAGTGCCCCAAGAACTTTATCTGCAAAG GTCACTTGGTCTCGCACATGCGCTCCCATTCGGGCGAGAAACCGCACGCGTGCACACTGTGCAGCAAGGCTTTCGTCGAGCGCGGCAATTTGAAGCGCCACATGAAGATGAATCACCCGGATGCTATGATGCCGCCACCACCCgtgcatccgcatccgcaaaTACCGGCTGGTGTGCTGACGCAAGTCAAGCAGGAAGTGAAACCGATCATAA TTCCCCACCACTCGGCGACGACCACGATGCACACCATCCAGCAGATAACGGCCGGTGCCGCTGGCGGAGCGGGTGCGGTCCAACTGACGCCGGGTCTGGTGCCATTGGTGACCTCGACGCTGATTTCGCACAATGCTGCCGctcagcagcagtcgcagaagcagcaggccGCTCAGCAAcaggctgccgctgcggctgcccaacaacaggcagccgcgcagcagcaggcggcagcggcggcccatcagcagcatcagcaacaggtGGCggcacagcatcagcagcaggcggtggccgcacatcagcaacagcagcagcagcttcagcagcagcaacaactgctgcagctctcgATACAGCAGGctgcccatcatcatcagcagcaggagcagcatcggcagcagcatcaacagcagcagcagcaacatcatcagcagcagcagcagggccatcCGCAGGCCCCACCAccgccgcaacagcagcaacagccaccgccacaggTGCCCATTGCCTTGATCAGTGATCCCAGTGCGCTGGCCCGTGCTGccatgcagctgcaacatttgCCGGCCAATGTCGAACAGCATCCGGTGGTTTACTAA
- the LOC117902065 gene encoding zinc finger protein 271 isoform X4 encodes MQHVSAASSVPSVVAPVVTTGGTTITLGGPPPLPKSENKEDGKPPHGIEMYKVNIEDISQLFTYHEVFGKIHGDVVNHQLAAAHGGQLPPPPPLPPQTHAVSAAAAAAAASTNNAAVAAVMASANAAAAAAAAASAAGGNGLPVATSSGGQQGSATVTTTSSTASSGSGNSGSGGTTTTAGELLMPKMEGGIHGVDGQSTVALAPDGTPIATGTHVCDICGKMFQFRYQLIVHRRYHSERKPFMCQVCGQGFTTSQDLTRHGKIHIGGPMFTCIVCFNVFANNTSLERHMKRHSTDKPFACTICQKTFARKEHLDNHFRSHTGETPFRCQYCAKTFTRKEHMVNHVRKHTGQTPHQCDVCGKKYTRKEHLANHMRSHTNETPFRCEICGKSFSRKEHFTNHILWHTAGETPHRCDFCSKTFTRKEHLLNHVRQHTGESPHRCSYCMKTFTRKEHLVNHIRQHTGETPFKCTYCTKAFTRKDHMVNHVRQHTGESPHKCTYCTKTFTRKEHLTNHVRQHTGDSPHRCSYCKKTFTRKEHLTNHVRLHTGDSPHKCEYCQKTFTRKEHLNNHMRQHSSDNPHCCNVCNKPFTRKEHLINHMSRCHTGDRPFTCETCGKSFPLKGNLLFHQRSHTKGQEMERPFSCEKCPKNFICKGHLVSHMRSHSGEKPHACTLCSKAFVERGNLKRHMKMNHPDAMMPPPPVHPHPQIPAGVLTQVKQEVKPIIIPHHSATTTMHTIQQITAGAAGGAGAVQLTPGLVPLVTSTLISHNAAAQQQSQKQQAAQQQAAAAAAQQQAAAQQQAAAAAHQQHQQQVAAQHQQQAVAAHQQQQQQLQQQQQLLQLSIQQAAHHHQQQEQHRQQHQQQQQQHHQQQQQGHPQAPPPPQQQQQPPPQVPIALISDPSALARAAMQLQHLPANVEQHPVVY; translated from the exons ATGCAGCACGTGAGCGCTGCGAGCTCGGTGCCATCAGTTGTAGCCCCGGTCGTGACCACTGGTGGAACCACCATCACCCTCGGCGGACCGCCGCCATTGCCTAAATCAGAGAACAAAGAGGATGGCAAACCGCCGCACGGCATAGAAATGTACAAGGTGAACATTGAGGATATCTCCCAGCTGTTTACATACCACGAGGTCTTTGGCAAGATCCACGGCGATGTTGTGAATCATCAGCTGGCGGCGGCGCATGGCGGACaattgccgccgccaccaccccTGCCACCGCAGACGCATGCCgtgagtgcagcagcagcagcggctgcagcatcCACCAATAATGCCGCTGTGGCGGCCGTAATGGCCTCAgcgaatgctgctgcagcggcagcggcggccgctTCGGCGGCGGGCGGCAACGGCCTGCCGGTGGCGACCAGCTCCGGCGGTCAGCAGGGCAGCGCAACGGTTACGACGACCAGTTCGACGgcgagcagtggcagcggcaacagcggtAGCGGGGGCACCACAACCACGGCGGGTGAGTTGCTTATGCCTAAAATGGAGGGCGGCATTCATGGCGTGGACGGGCAGTCGACCGTGGCGCTGGCCCCAGACGGGACGCCGATTGCGACGGGGACCCATGTGTGCGACATTTGTGGCAAGATGTTCCAGTTTCGGTATCAGCTGATCGTGCACCGTCGCTACCACAGCGAACGCAAGCCGTTCATGTGTCAGGTGTGCGGACAGGGTTTCACCACGTCGCAGGACCTGACACGCCATGGCAAAATCCACATCGGTGGCCCCATGTTCACCTGCATCGTGTGCTTCAATGTGTTTGCCAACAACACCAGTCTGGAGCGGCATATGAAACGTCATTCCACGGACAAGCCATTCGCCTGCACCATTTGCCAAAAGACCTTTGCCCGCAAAGAGCATCTGGACAATCACTTTCGCTCGCACACGGGCGAAACGCCCTTCCGTTGCCAGTACTGCGCCAAGACGTTTACGCGCAAGGAGCATATGGTTAACCATGTGCGCAAACACACGG GTCAAACACCGCATCAGTGTGATGTATGCGGCAAGAAATACACGCGCAAGGAGCATCTAGCAAATCATATGCGATCGCATACCAACGAGACGCCGTTCCGTTGCGAGATCTGTGGCAAGAGCTTTAGCCGCAAGGAGCACTTCACCAATCACATACTCTGGCATACAG CAGGCGAGACGCCGCATCGGTGCGACTTCTGCTCCAAGACGTTTACGCGCAAGGAGCACTTGTTAAATCACGTGCGCCAGCATACGGGAGAGTCGCCACATCGCTGCTCCTACTGCATGAAGACGTTCACGCGCAAGGAGCATCTGGTTAATCACATACGCCAGCACACGGGTGAGACACCGTTCAAGTGCACGTACTGCACGAAAGCGTTCACGCGCAAAGATCACATGGTTAATCATGTACGGCAACATACAGGCGAATCGCCGCACAAGTGCACATACTGCACCAAGACGTTCACGCGCAAGGAGCATCTAACGAACCATGTGCGCCAGCACACGGGCGACTCACCGCACCGTTGCTCCTACTGCAAGAAGACCTTCACACGCAAGGAGCACCTGACGAATCATGTGCGCCTGCACACGGGCGACTCGCCGCACAAGTGCGAGTACTGCCAGAAGACATTCACACGGAAGGAGCACCTGAACAACCATATGCGCCAGCACTCAAGCGACAATCCGCATTGCTGCAACGTTTGCAACAAGCCGTTCACCCGCAAAGAGCATCTGATCAATCACATGTCACGCTGTCACACCGGCGATCGACCCTTCACCTGCGAGACATGCGGCAAATCCTTCCCCCTCAAGGGCAATCTGCTCTTCCATCAGCGCAGCCACACCAAGGGCCAGGAGATGGAGCGTCCGTTCTCGTGCGAGAAGTGCCCCAAGAACTTTATCTGCAAAG GTCACTTGGTCTCGCACATGCGCTCCCATTCGGGCGAGAAACCGCACGCGTGCACACTGTGCAGCAAGGCTTTCGTCGAGCGCGGCAATTTGAAGCGCCACATGAAGATGAATCACCCGGATGCTATGATGCCGCCACCACCCgtgcatccgcatccgcaaaTACCGGCTGGTGTGCTGACGCAAGTCAAGCAGGAAGTGAAACCGATCATAA TTCCCCACCACTCGGCGACGACCACGATGCACACCATCCAGCAGATAACGGCCGGTGCCGCTGGCGGAGCGGGTGCGGTCCAACTGACGCCGGGTCTGGTGCCATTGGTGACCTCGACGCTGATTTCGCACAATGCTGCCGctcagcagcagtcgcagaagcagcaggccGCTCAGCAAcaggctgccgctgcggctgcccaacaacaggcagccgcgcagcagcaggcggcagcggcggcccatcagcagcatcagcaacaggtGGCggcacagcatcagcagcaggcggtggccgcacatcagcaacagcagcagcagcttcagcagcagcaacaactgctgcagctctcgATACAGCAGGctgcccatcatcatcagcagcaggagcagcatcggcagcagcatcaacagcagcagcagcaacatcatcagcagcagcagcagggccatcCGCAGGCCCCACCAccgccgcaacagcagcaacagccaccgccacaggTGCCCATTGCCTTGATCAGTGATCCCAGTGCGCTGGCCCGTGCTGccatgcagctgcaacatttgCCGGCCAATGTCGAACAGCATCCGGTGGTTTACTAA
- the LOC117902065 gene encoding zinc finger protein 271 isoform X3, translated as MQHVSAASSVPSVVAPVVTTGGTTITLGGPPPLPKSENKEDGKPPHGIEMYKVNIEDISQLFTYHEVFGKIHGDVVNHQLAAAHGGQLPPPPPLPPQTHAVSAAAAAAAASTNNAAVAAVMASANAAAAAAAAASAAGGNGLPVATSSGGQQGSATVTTTSSTASSGSGNSGSGGTTTTAGELLMPKMEGGIHGVDGQSTVALAPDGTPIATGTHVCDICGKMFQFRYQLIVHRRYHSERKPFMCQVCGQGFTTSQDLTRHGKIHIGGPMFTCIVCFNVFANNTSLERHMKRHSTDKPFACTICQKTFARKEHLDNHFRSHTGETPFRCQYCAKTFTRKEHMVNHVRKHTGETPHRCDICKKSFTRKEHYVNHYMWHTGQTPHQCDVCGKKYTRKEHLANHMRSHTNETPFRCEICGKSFSRKEHFTNHILWHTAGETPHRCDFCSKTFTRKEHLLNHVRQHTGESPHRCSYCMKTFTRKEHLVNHIRQHTGESPHKCTYCTKTFTRKEHLTNHVRQHTGDSPHRCSYCKKTFTRKEHLTNHVRLHTGDSPHKCEYCQKTFTRKEHLNNHMRQHSSDNPHCCNVCNKPFTRKEHLINHMSRCHTGDRPFTCETCGKSFPLKGNLLFHQRSHTKGQEMERPFSCEKCPKNFICKGHLVSHMRSHSGEKPHACTLCSKAFVERGNLKRHMKMNHPDAMMPPPPVHPHPQIPAGVLTQVKQEVKPIIIPHHSATTTMHTIQQITAGAAGGAGAVQLTPGLVPLVTSTLISHNAAAQQQSQKQQAAQQQAAAAAAQQQAAAQQQAAAAAHQQHQQQVAAQHQQQAVAAHQQQQQQLQQQQQLLQLSIQQAAHHHQQQEQHRQQHQQQQQQHHQQQQQGHPQAPPPPQQQQQPPPQVPIALISDPSALARAAMQLQHLPANVEQHPVVY; from the exons ATGCAGCACGTGAGCGCTGCGAGCTCGGTGCCATCAGTTGTAGCCCCGGTCGTGACCACTGGTGGAACCACCATCACCCTCGGCGGACCGCCGCCATTGCCTAAATCAGAGAACAAAGAGGATGGCAAACCGCCGCACGGCATAGAAATGTACAAGGTGAACATTGAGGATATCTCCCAGCTGTTTACATACCACGAGGTCTTTGGCAAGATCCACGGCGATGTTGTGAATCATCAGCTGGCGGCGGCGCATGGCGGACaattgccgccgccaccaccccTGCCACCGCAGACGCATGCCgtgagtgcagcagcagcagcggctgcagcatcCACCAATAATGCCGCTGTGGCGGCCGTAATGGCCTCAgcgaatgctgctgcagcggcagcggcggccgctTCGGCGGCGGGCGGCAACGGCCTGCCGGTGGCGACCAGCTCCGGCGGTCAGCAGGGCAGCGCAACGGTTACGACGACCAGTTCGACGgcgagcagtggcagcggcaacagcggtAGCGGGGGCACCACAACCACGGCGGGTGAGTTGCTTATGCCTAAAATGGAGGGCGGCATTCATGGCGTGGACGGGCAGTCGACCGTGGCGCTGGCCCCAGACGGGACGCCGATTGCGACGGGGACCCATGTGTGCGACATTTGTGGCAAGATGTTCCAGTTTCGGTATCAGCTGATCGTGCACCGTCGCTACCACAGCGAACGCAAGCCGTTCATGTGTCAGGTGTGCGGACAGGGTTTCACCACGTCGCAGGACCTGACACGCCATGGCAAAATCCACATCGGTGGCCCCATGTTCACCTGCATCGTGTGCTTCAATGTGTTTGCCAACAACACCAGTCTGGAGCGGCATATGAAACGTCATTCCACGGACAAGCCATTCGCCTGCACCATTTGCCAAAAGACCTTTGCCCGCAAAGAGCATCTGGACAATCACTTTCGCTCGCACACGGGCGAAACGCCCTTCCGTTGCCAGTACTGCGCCAAGACGTTTACGCGCAAGGAGCATATGGTTAACCATGTGCGCAAACACACGGGTGAGACGCCACATCGTTGCGATATTTGTAAGAAGTCCTTTACGCGCAAGGAACACTATGTTAACCACTACATGTGGCACACTG GTCAAACACCGCATCAGTGTGATGTATGCGGCAAGAAATACACGCGCAAGGAGCATCTAGCAAATCATATGCGATCGCATACCAACGAGACGCCGTTCCGTTGCGAGATCTGTGGCAAGAGCTTTAGCCGCAAGGAGCACTTCACCAATCACATACTCTGGCATACAG CAGGCGAGACGCCGCATCGGTGCGACTTCTGCTCCAAGACGTTTACGCGCAAGGAGCACTTGTTAAATCACGTGCGCCAGCATACGGGAGAGTCGCCACATCGCTGCTCCTACTGCATGAAGACGTTCACGCGCAAGGAGCATCTGGTTAATCACATACGCCAGCACACGG GCGAATCGCCGCACAAGTGCACATACTGCACCAAGACGTTCACGCGCAAGGAGCATCTAACGAACCATGTGCGCCAGCACACGGGCGACTCACCGCACCGTTGCTCCTACTGCAAGAAGACCTTCACACGCAAGGAGCACCTGACGAATCATGTGCGCCTGCACACGGGCGACTCGCCGCACAAGTGCGAGTACTGCCAGAAGACATTCACACGGAAGGAGCACCTGAACAACCATATGCGCCAGCACTCAAGCGACAATCCGCATTGCTGCAACGTTTGCAACAAGCCGTTCACCCGCAAAGAGCATCTGATCAATCACATGTCACGCTGTCACACCGGCGATCGACCCTTCACCTGCGAGACATGCGGCAAATCCTTCCCCCTCAAGGGCAATCTGCTCTTCCATCAGCGCAGCCACACCAAGGGCCAGGAGATGGAGCGTCCGTTCTCGTGCGAGAAGTGCCCCAAGAACTTTATCTGCAAAG GTCACTTGGTCTCGCACATGCGCTCCCATTCGGGCGAGAAACCGCACGCGTGCACACTGTGCAGCAAGGCTTTCGTCGAGCGCGGCAATTTGAAGCGCCACATGAAGATGAATCACCCGGATGCTATGATGCCGCCACCACCCgtgcatccgcatccgcaaaTACCGGCTGGTGTGCTGACGCAAGTCAAGCAGGAAGTGAAACCGATCATAA TTCCCCACCACTCGGCGACGACCACGATGCACACCATCCAGCAGATAACGGCCGGTGCCGCTGGCGGAGCGGGTGCGGTCCAACTGACGCCGGGTCTGGTGCCATTGGTGACCTCGACGCTGATTTCGCACAATGCTGCCGctcagcagcagtcgcagaagcagcaggccGCTCAGCAAcaggctgccgctgcggctgcccaacaacaggcagccgcgcagcagcaggcggcagcggcggcccatcagcagcatcagcaacaggtGGCggcacagcatcagcagcaggcggtggccgcacatcagcaacagcagcagcagcttcagcagcagcaacaactgctgcagctctcgATACAGCAGGctgcccatcatcatcagcagcaggagcagcatcggcagcagcatcaacagcagcagcagcaacatcatcagcagcagcagcagggccatcCGCAGGCCCCACCAccgccgcaacagcagcaacagccaccgccacaggTGCCCATTGCCTTGATCAGTGATCCCAGTGCGCTGGCCCGTGCTGccatgcagctgcaacatttgCCGGCCAATGTCGAACAGCATCCGGTGGTTTACTAA
- the LOC117902065 gene encoding zinc finger protein 3 isoform X10 codes for MQHVSAASSVPSVVAPVVTTGGTTITLGGPPPLPKSENKEDGKPPHGIEMYKVNIEDISQLFTYHEVFGKIHGDVVNHQLAAAHGGQLPPPPPLPPQTHAVSAAAAAAAASTNNAAVAAVMASANAAAAAAAAASAAGGNGLPVATSSGGQQGSATVTTTSSTASSGSGNSGSGGTTTTAGQTPHQCDVCGKKYTRKEHLANHMRSHTNETPFRCEICGKSFSRKEHFTNHILWHTAGETPHRCDFCSKTFTRKEHLLNHVRQHTGESPHRCSYCMKTFTRKEHLVNHIRQHTGETPFKCTYCTKAFTRKDHMVNHVRQHTGESPHKCTYCTKTFTRKEHLTNHVRQHTGDSPHRCSYCKKTFTRKEHLTNHVRLHTGDSPHKCEYCQKTFTRKEHLNNHMRQHSSDNPHCCNVCNKPFTRKEHLINHMSRCHTGDRPFTCETCGKSFPLKGNLLFHQRSHTKGQEMERPFSCEKCPKNFICKVPHHSATTTMHTIQQITAGAAGGAGAVQLTPGLVPLVTSTLISHNAAAQQQSQKQQAAQQQAAAAAAQQQAAAQQQAAAAAHQQHQQQVAAQHQQQAVAAHQQQQQQLQQQQQLLQLSIQQAAHHHQQQEQHRQQHQQQQQQHHQQQQQGHPQAPPPPQQQQQPPPQVPIALISDPSALARAAMQLQHLPANVEQHPVVY; via the exons ATGCAGCACGTGAGCGCTGCGAGCTCGGTGCCATCAGTTGTAGCCCCGGTCGTGACCACTGGTGGAACCACCATCACCCTCGGCGGACCGCCGCCATTGCCTAAATCAGAGAACAAAGAGGATGGCAAACCGCCGCACGGCATAGAAATGTACAAGGTGAACATTGAGGATATCTCCCAGCTGTTTACATACCACGAGGTCTTTGGCAAGATCCACGGCGATGTTGTGAATCATCAGCTGGCGGCGGCGCATGGCGGACaattgccgccgccaccaccccTGCCACCGCAGACGCATGCCgtgagtgcagcagcagcagcggctgcagcatcCACCAATAATGCCGCTGTGGCGGCCGTAATGGCCTCAgcgaatgctgctgcagcggcagcggcggccgctTCGGCGGCGGGCGGCAACGGCCTGCCGGTGGCGACCAGCTCCGGCGGTCAGCAGGGCAGCGCAACGGTTACGACGACCAGTTCGACGgcgagcagtggcagcggcaacagcggtAGCGGGGGCACCACAACCACGGCGG GTCAAACACCGCATCAGTGTGATGTATGCGGCAAGAAATACACGCGCAAGGAGCATCTAGCAAATCATATGCGATCGCATACCAACGAGACGCCGTTCCGTTGCGAGATCTGTGGCAAGAGCTTTAGCCGCAAGGAGCACTTCACCAATCACATACTCTGGCATACAG CAGGCGAGACGCCGCATCGGTGCGACTTCTGCTCCAAGACGTTTACGCGCAAGGAGCACTTGTTAAATCACGTGCGCCAGCATACGGGAGAGTCGCCACATCGCTGCTCCTACTGCATGAAGACGTTCACGCGCAAGGAGCATCTGGTTAATCACATACGCCAGCACACGGGTGAGACACCGTTCAAGTGCACGTACTGCACGAAAGCGTTCACGCGCAAAGATCACATGGTTAATCATGTACGGCAACATACAGGCGAATCGCCGCACAAGTGCACATACTGCACCAAGACGTTCACGCGCAAGGAGCATCTAACGAACCATGTGCGCCAGCACACGGGCGACTCACCGCACCGTTGCTCCTACTGCAAGAAGACCTTCACACGCAAGGAGCACCTGACGAATCATGTGCGCCTGCACACGGGCGACTCGCCGCACAAGTGCGAGTACTGCCAGAAGACATTCACACGGAAGGAGCACCTGAACAACCATATGCGCCAGCACTCAAGCGACAATCCGCATTGCTGCAACGTTTGCAACAAGCCGTTCACCCGCAAAGAGCATCTGATCAATCACATGTCACGCTGTCACACCGGCGATCGACCCTTCACCTGCGAGACATGCGGCAAATCCTTCCCCCTCAAGGGCAATCTGCTCTTCCATCAGCGCAGCCACACCAAGGGCCAGGAGATGGAGCGTCCGTTCTCGTGCGAGAAGTGCCCCAAGAACTTTATCTGCAAAG TTCCCCACCACTCGGCGACGACCACGATGCACACCATCCAGCAGATAACGGCCGGTGCCGCTGGCGGAGCGGGTGCGGTCCAACTGACGCCGGGTCTGGTGCCATTGGTGACCTCGACGCTGATTTCGCACAATGCTGCCGctcagcagcagtcgcagaagcagcaggccGCTCAGCAAcaggctgccgctgcggctgcccaacaacaggcagccgcgcagcagcaggcggcagcggcggcccatcagcagcatcagcaacaggtGGCggcacagcatcagcagcaggcggtggccgcacatcagcaacagcagcagcagcttcagcagcagcaacaactgctgcagctctcgATACAGCAGGctgcccatcatcatcagcagcaggagcagcatcggcagcagcatcaacagcagcagcagcaacatcatcagcagcagcagcagggccatcCGCAGGCCCCACCAccgccgcaacagcagcaacagccaccgccacaggTGCCCATTGCCTTGATCAGTGATCCCAGTGCGCTGGCCCGTGCTGccatgcagctgcaacatttgCCGGCCAATGTCGAACAGCATCCGGTGGTTTACTAA